One part of the Clostridium thermosuccinogenes genome encodes these proteins:
- the truB gene encoding tRNA pseudouridine(55) synthase TruB: protein MTAGNVNGILNVMKPPGMTSFDVVASLRRILKTKKIGHTGTLDPGAVGVLPVCVGSATKAIEFMTEKDKLYRAELKLGITTDTQDITGQVTDTRKVNVTREQVLDAIMSFVGTYSQVPPMYSAVKINGQKLYELARSGKTIEREPRVVNIYYINVIDISEEDGSVLFDVACSKGTYIRTLCADIGEKLGCGGCMSFLIRLKSGPFDLESSLTLDEIEELYSADRLKEKMFHVDRVFADLDEVVLKEAEIRKIINGAAVRMFKGMKPGVQLRIYDQDHRFVALGITEKYEDSILLRSRKLFLA, encoded by the coding sequence ATGACCGCTGGGAACGTGAATGGCATACTAAACGTTATGAAACCCCCCGGCATGACTTCCTTCGATGTTGTAGCAAGCCTTCGCCGCATCCTGAAGACAAAAAAAATCGGCCATACGGGGACTCTTGACCCCGGAGCCGTGGGGGTGCTGCCTGTGTGTGTAGGCAGTGCAACAAAGGCCATAGAGTTTATGACAGAAAAGGACAAGCTATACCGTGCAGAACTGAAACTGGGCATAACCACCGATACCCAGGACATTACCGGTCAGGTTACGGATACCAGGAAGGTTAATGTAACCAGGGAACAGGTGCTGGATGCAATCATGAGCTTTGTGGGCACTTACAGCCAGGTGCCTCCTATGTATTCCGCCGTAAAAATAAACGGGCAAAAGCTTTATGAGCTTGCCAGAAGCGGAAAGACGATAGAGAGGGAGCCCAGGGTTGTCAATATATACTATATAAATGTAATTGACATATCGGAGGAAGATGGCAGCGTCCTTTTTGATGTGGCCTGTTCCAAAGGCACGTATATAAGGACTCTTTGCGCGGATATCGGGGAAAAGCTGGGATGCGGAGGCTGCATGTCCTTTCTTATCAGGCTGAAATCCGGGCCTTTTGACCTGGAGTCATCCCTTACCCTGGATGAAATTGAAGAGCTTTATTCGGCAGACAGGCTGAAGGAGAAGATGTTTCATGTGGACAGAGTATTTGCCGACCTGGATGAGGTGGTGCTGAAAGAAGCTGAAATAAGGAAAATCATAAATGGCGCAGCTGTAAGGATGTTTAAAGGTATGAAGCCCGGTGTGCAGCTTAGGATATATGATCAGGACCATAGGTTTGTCGCATTGGGTATAACGGAAAAATACGAAGACTCTATTCTATTGAGATCAAGAAAACTATTTCTTGCGTGA
- a CDS encoding bifunctional oligoribonuclease/PAP phosphatase NrnA → MMMLKEIAEKISKAGKIAILPHISADGDALGSCLALGLALRKAGKDVAVFSEEEVPAVYGFLPGLDMLKVYKSGGCEAEETVSGCKSGKDECSMDIMPFDLVIALDTGDMDRLGKRAALFNSTENTVNIDHHTTNTEFAAINYVDVHASAVGEIIYRLVEIMGISLDRDISTCLYVAISTDTGGFRYSNTTSDTHRIAANLVDRGIDVAAISQRVFDSTSLPKVRLMGEVINSLELLQDGKVAFCAVTREMLEKSGAKEEDCDGLVNIGRNIEGVEVSVLLKQLDHKLVKANLRSKEYVDVAAIANIFNGGGHKRAAGFTFEGQIDDIKNRILDKIGEVLK, encoded by the coding sequence ATGATGATGCTAAAGGAAATAGCGGAGAAAATATCTAAAGCAGGCAAAATTGCAATTCTGCCCCATATCTCTGCAGATGGTGATGCTTTGGGGTCGTGCCTCGCCTTAGGCCTTGCCTTAAGGAAAGCAGGGAAGGATGTGGCTGTTTTTTCCGAAGAGGAGGTTCCTGCTGTATATGGTTTCCTTCCCGGCCTGGATATGCTGAAGGTGTATAAAAGCGGGGGCTGCGAAGCGGAGGAAACCGTATCCGGCTGCAAATCCGGAAAGGATGAATGCAGTATGGATATCATGCCTTTCGATTTGGTGATAGCCCTGGACACCGGTGATATGGATCGCCTTGGAAAAAGGGCTGCCCTATTTAACTCTACTGAAAATACTGTAAATATAGATCATCACACCACCAATACGGAGTTCGCCGCGATTAATTATGTGGATGTGCATGCTTCGGCTGTCGGTGAAATTATATACCGGCTGGTGGAAATCATGGGAATTAGCCTGGACCGGGATATTTCCACCTGCCTGTATGTTGCTATTTCAACGGATACGGGTGGATTCAGATACAGCAATACCACTTCGGATACCCATCGGATTGCGGCGAATTTGGTGGACAGAGGCATTGATGTGGCAGCAATCTCCCAGAGGGTCTTTGACTCCACTTCCCTGCCCAAGGTAAGGCTTATGGGAGAAGTGATAAATTCACTGGAATTGCTGCAGGATGGGAAGGTTGCCTTCTGCGCCGTCACCAGAGAAATGCTGGAAAAGTCAGGGGCGAAGGAAGAAGATTGTGATGGGCTGGTGAATATTGGCAGGAATATCGAAGGCGTCGAAGTGTCAGTTTTGCTGAAGCAACTGGATCACAAGCTGGTTAAAGCAAATTTGAGATCAAAGGAATATGTGGATGTGGCTGCTATTGCCAATATATTCAATGGCGGAGGACATAAGAGAGCTGCCGGTTTTACCTTTGAGGGACAGATAGACGATATAAAAAACAGGATTCTGGATAAGATCGGAGAAGTGTTAAAATGA
- a CDS encoding bifunctional riboflavin kinase/FAD synthetase, producing MKVIYNEKDKFKFDTPTGVGLGNFDGLHVGHMALINTLIEESQKNGLESVVYTFDKHPENILRKKLITPLLTTVRKKIQLLQETPLDYLYFDKFDEAFSRLKPEEYVKTVLVDRLNVKLAVAGFNYRFGYMGQGNTELLKKLGEIHGFKVIIIEPVKIDDQIVSSTLIRNELSKGRMDNVTKYLGRYYSITGQVCGGKQIGNTIGFPTANIDPEDYLIMPSYGVYVTRTLLDGVLHDSVTNVGLNPTFGEIKKPAVETHILDFNENIYGKDIEVFFLKKLRGEMKFKSVDELVAQMKKDVQNTREFLKLNG from the coding sequence ATGAAGGTTATATATAATGAGAAGGATAAGTTTAAATTTGATACGCCTACCGGAGTGGGGCTGGGCAATTTCGACGGACTCCATGTGGGTCATATGGCCCTGATTAATACCCTTATCGAGGAGTCACAGAAAAATGGCCTTGAATCGGTGGTGTATACCTTTGATAAGCATCCGGAAAATATCCTCAGAAAAAAGTTGATTACTCCGCTGCTTACCACCGTCAGGAAAAAGATTCAGCTTCTTCAGGAAACTCCTCTGGATTACCTCTATTTCGACAAGTTCGATGAAGCTTTTTCAAGGCTTAAGCCGGAGGAGTACGTCAAAACCGTGCTGGTGGACAGATTGAATGTAAAGCTGGCAGTAGCCGGCTTTAACTACCGCTTTGGATATATGGGACAGGGAAATACGGAATTATTAAAAAAGCTGGGTGAAATCCATGGCTTTAAGGTGATCATCATAGAGCCTGTCAAAATAGATGATCAGATTGTGAGCAGCACGCTTATCAGAAATGAGCTTTCAAAAGGCAGAATGGATAATGTCACTAAGTATCTGGGCCGATATTACTCCATCACCGGACAGGTCTGCGGAGGAAAGCAGATAGGAAATACCATAGGCTTTCCCACCGCCAACATAGACCCGGAGGACTATCTCATCATGCCCAGCTATGGTGTATATGTGACCAGGACGCTGCTGGACGGAGTTCTGCATGACAGTGTCACCAATGTTGGCTTAAACCCGACTTTTGGGGAGATAAAAAAACCGGCAGTGGAGACTCATATACTGGACTTCAATGAAAACATATACGGAAAGGACATCGAAGTTTTCTTCCTCAAAAAGCTGAGGGGAGAGATGAAGTTCAAAAGCGTGGATGAACTGGTAGCGCAGATGAAAAAGGATGTGCAAAATACGAGGGAGTTTTTGAAATTAAATGGCTAA